One genomic segment of Microcella indica includes these proteins:
- the pheT gene encoding phenylalanine--tRNA ligase subunit beta yields MRVPLSWLREFVEVPASGDPLEDAAHVHAALVRVGLEEEDVHGVPLTGPIVVGEVLEFVEEPQSNGKTIRWCQVRTGTLPDGEPEVHGIVCGAPNFHVGDKVVVSLPGSVLPGPFPISARKTYGHVSDGMIASARELGLGEEHDGILRLAELDLDPEVGTDAIALLGLDDVAVEVNVTPDRGYTLSLRGIAREYANSTGAAFRDPASSLEIGVGEGFSVTIDDQAPVRGRRGCDVFVTRAVRGIDPTRPSPPWMVARLTLAGIRSISLAVDISNYVMLELGQPIHAYDLARLQGGIIVRRATPGETLVTLDDQSRTLDAEDLLITDGSGPIGIAGVMGGASTEVGDDTTDVLIEAANFEPVTIARSARRHKLPSEASKRFARGVDPLVAEAAAQRVVDLLVELAGGTAVDLGSAWVESTRPATIDLAEGYVDDLVGVDFSLDEITDSLVAVGCSVSPGDDGWRVTPPSWRPDLIDAPSLAEEVARIVGYDRIPAQLPVAPPGRGLSRGQRARRAIADALAAAGLTEVLAYPFVSAADNALMVGDEHAQVRLANALDAEAARLRVSLLPGLADIAHRNVSRGLTDLALFEIGTVFLPESGREYGVAEVPIGTQRPAPGPLAELEQSIPHQPWHVSALVLGDRRPRGVGQTAEPAGLADVLDAAHRIAAVVGVSLAVETGSHPALHPGRTAALLVDGEQVGLAGELLPAVAIERDLPRRVGVLELDLNRLLALSRGQVAAGVIAGYPAATQDLSVVVPLETPAGAVRSAIVEGAGALLEEAVLVDDYRGEGLEPGTKSITFSLRFRATDRTLTAAEATEAKTAGLAVATERFGAQLRA; encoded by the coding sequence ATGCGCGTACCGCTCAGCTGGCTGCGCGAGTTCGTCGAGGTTCCCGCCTCCGGCGACCCGCTCGAGGATGCCGCGCACGTGCACGCCGCCCTCGTGCGCGTCGGGCTCGAGGAAGAGGACGTCCACGGCGTTCCCCTCACGGGGCCGATCGTCGTGGGCGAGGTGCTCGAGTTCGTCGAGGAGCCGCAGTCGAACGGCAAGACGATCCGCTGGTGCCAGGTGCGCACGGGCACGCTGCCCGACGGCGAGCCCGAGGTGCACGGCATCGTGTGCGGGGCCCCCAACTTCCACGTCGGCGACAAGGTCGTCGTCTCGCTGCCCGGTTCGGTGCTGCCCGGCCCCTTCCCGATCTCGGCCCGCAAGACCTACGGCCACGTCTCCGACGGCATGATCGCCTCGGCCCGCGAGCTCGGCCTGGGGGAGGAGCACGACGGCATCCTGCGCCTGGCCGAGCTCGACCTCGACCCCGAGGTGGGCACCGACGCGATCGCGCTCCTCGGGCTCGATGACGTCGCCGTCGAGGTCAACGTCACCCCCGACCGCGGCTACACGCTCTCGCTGCGCGGCATCGCGCGCGAGTACGCCAACTCCACGGGGGCGGCCTTCCGCGATCCCGCGTCGAGTCTCGAGATCGGCGTCGGCGAGGGCTTCTCCGTCACGATCGACGACCAGGCGCCCGTGCGCGGCCGACGCGGCTGCGACGTGTTCGTCACGCGTGCCGTGCGCGGCATCGACCCGACGCGGCCGAGCCCGCCGTGGATGGTCGCGCGCCTGACGCTCGCGGGCATCCGGTCGATCTCCCTCGCGGTCGACATCTCGAACTACGTCATGCTCGAGCTCGGCCAGCCGATTCACGCCTACGATCTCGCGCGCCTGCAGGGCGGCATCATCGTGCGTCGCGCGACGCCCGGCGAGACCCTCGTGACGCTCGACGACCAGTCGCGCACGCTCGACGCCGAAGACCTGCTCATCACCGACGGCTCCGGCCCCATCGGCATCGCCGGCGTCATGGGCGGCGCGAGCACCGAGGTGGGCGACGATACGACCGACGTCCTCATCGAGGCGGCGAACTTCGAGCCGGTCACGATCGCGCGCTCCGCGCGGCGCCACAAGCTGCCGAGCGAAGCATCCAAGCGCTTCGCCCGCGGCGTCGACCCGCTCGTGGCCGAGGCGGCGGCGCAGCGCGTCGTCGACCTGCTCGTCGAGCTCGCGGGCGGCACGGCTGTCGACCTCGGCTCCGCCTGGGTCGAGTCCACGCGCCCCGCGACGATCGACCTCGCCGAGGGCTACGTCGACGATCTCGTCGGCGTCGACTTCTCGCTCGACGAGATCACCGACTCCCTCGTCGCTGTCGGATGCTCGGTCTCACCGGGCGACGACGGCTGGCGCGTCACCCCGCCGAGCTGGCGCCCCGACCTCATCGACGCTCCCTCGCTCGCCGAAGAGGTCGCCCGCATCGTCGGCTACGACCGCATCCCCGCGCAGCTGCCCGTCGCGCCGCCCGGTCGCGGCCTCTCGCGGGGCCAGCGAGCGCGCCGCGCCATCGCCGACGCTCTCGCGGCGGCCGGACTCACCGAGGTGCTCGCCTACCCCTTCGTGAGCGCCGCCGACAACGCGCTCATGGTCGGCGACGAGCACGCGCAGGTGCGCCTCGCGAACGCGCTCGACGCCGAGGCGGCGCGCTTGCGCGTGAGCCTGCTGCCGGGCCTCGCCGACATCGCGCACCGCAACGTCTCGCGCGGTCTCACCGACCTCGCTCTCTTCGAGATCGGCACGGTGTTCCTGCCAGAGTCGGGCCGCGAGTACGGGGTCGCCGAGGTGCCGATCGGCACGCAGCGGCCCGCACCGGGCCCGCTCGCCGAGCTCGAGCAGAGCATCCCGCACCAGCCCTGGCATGTGAGCGCGCTCGTGCTCGGCGATCGGCGCCCGCGCGGTGTCGGCCAGACCGCGGAGCCCGCAGGGCTCGCGGATGTGCTCGACGCGGCGCACCGCATCGCCGCCGTGGTCGGAGTGAGCCTCGCGGTCGAGACCGGCAGCCACCCCGCGCTGCACCCCGGCCGCACGGCGGCGCTGCTCGTCGACGGCGAGCAGGTCGGTCTCGCCGGCGAGCTGCTGCCCGCCGTCGCGATCGAGCGCGACCTGCCGAGGCGGGTCGGCGTGCTCGAGCTCGACCTGAACCGCCTGCTCGCCCTCAGCAGGGGCCAGGTGGCGGCAGGCGTCATCGCCGGCTACCCGGCCGCGACGCAGGACCTCTCGGTCGTCGTTCCCCTCGAGACGCCCGCGGGTGCCGTGCGCTCCGCGATCGTCGAGGGTGCCGGAGCGCTACTCGAAGAGGCAGTTCTCGTCGACGACTACCGCGGTGAGGGTCTCGAGCCGGGCACGAAGTCGATCACGTTCTCGCTGCGGTTCCGCGCGACCGACCGCACGCTCACGGCGGCGGAGGCGACCGAGGCGAAGACCGCCGGGCTCGCCGTCGCGACCGAGCGATTCGGCGCGCAGCTGCGCGCCTGA
- the pheS gene encoding phenylalanine--tRNA ligase subunit alpha, which yields MSEPSPISESAVEAAVEAALAAVAGADDTAALKAAKSAHAGEASPLAQLNARLREVPAEQKAELGKLVGQARGRVAQAISAREGELAVAEEQARLAAETLDVTAVPALRAQGARHPLTALMEQMSDIFIGMGWEVAEGPELENEWFNFDALNFDPDHPARAMQDTFFIDPVERHLVLRTHTSPVQVRSLLDRGVPLYVVAPGRVFRTDELDATHTPVFHQMEGIAIDRGLTMAHLRGTLEHLARALFGEGARIRLRPSYFPFTEPSAELDVWHPTFKDGARWIEWGGCGMVNPNVLRAAGIDPDEYQGFAFGMGIERTLMFRNDVKDMRDMVEGDIRFSQQFGMVV from the coding sequence GTGTCAGAACCGAGCCCCATCTCCGAGTCCGCTGTCGAGGCGGCTGTCGAGGCGGCGCTCGCCGCGGTCGCCGGCGCCGACGACACTGCCGCGCTCAAGGCGGCCAAGTCGGCCCACGCGGGGGAGGCCTCGCCGCTCGCCCAGCTCAACGCCCGACTGCGCGAGGTGCCCGCCGAGCAGAAGGCCGAGCTCGGCAAGCTCGTCGGCCAGGCTCGCGGCCGCGTCGCCCAGGCGATCAGCGCGCGCGAGGGCGAGCTCGCCGTCGCGGAGGAGCAGGCGAGGCTCGCGGCCGAGACCCTCGACGTCACGGCGGTTCCCGCCTTGCGGGCACAGGGTGCCCGCCATCCGCTCACCGCGCTCATGGAGCAGATGAGCGACATCTTCATCGGCATGGGCTGGGAAGTCGCGGAGGGGCCCGAGCTCGAGAACGAGTGGTTCAACTTCGACGCCCTCAACTTCGACCCCGACCACCCCGCGCGGGCGATGCAGGACACCTTCTTCATCGACCCGGTCGAGCGCCACCTCGTGCTGCGCACGCACACGAGCCCCGTGCAGGTGCGCTCGCTGCTGGACCGCGGCGTGCCGCTCTACGTCGTCGCCCCCGGTCGGGTGTTCCGCACCGACGAGCTCGACGCGACGCACACGCCCGTCTTCCACCAGATGGAGGGCATCGCGATCGACAGGGGGCTCACGATGGCTCACTTGCGCGGCACGCTCGAGCACCTCGCCCGCGCCCTCTTCGGCGAGGGCGCGCGCATCCGCCTGCGCCCCAGCTACTTCCCCTTCACCGAGCCGAGCGCCGAGCTCGACGTCTGGCACCCCACCTTCAAGGACGGCGCGCGCTGGATCGAGTGGGGCGGCTGCGGCATGGTCAACCCCAACGTGCTGCGCGCGGCGGGCATCGACCCCGACGAGTACCAGGGCTTCGCCTTCGGCATGGGCATCGAGCGCACGCTCATGTTCCGCAACGACGTGAAAGACATGCGCGACATGGTCGAGGGCGATATTCGCTTCTCGCAGCAGTTCGGGATGGTGGTCTGA